The proteins below come from a single Zingiber officinale cultivar Zhangliang unplaced genomic scaffold, Zo_v1.1 ctg129, whole genome shotgun sequence genomic window:
- the LOC122036004 gene encoding mitochondrial substrate carrier family protein B-like isoform X1, with protein MHTDARVGVVVEDSRQRALSSGHGGGGVGDGKQMYSTQQKSQTPKQRLQHQPQIGTAEHLIAGGVAGAVSKTCTAPLARLTILFQVQGMHADVATLKNASIWREASRIVSEEGLRAFWKGNLVTIAHRLPYSSLNFYTYERYKGLLQMIPGLDKRRDNVAADVCVRLFAGGLAGITAASATYPLDLVRTRLAAQTRTMYYRGMSHALYTICRDEGMRGLYKGIGATLLGVGPSIAISFSVYETLRSCWQVERPHDSPVLVSLACGSLSGIASSTATFPLDLVRRRMQLEGAGGRAHVYTSGLIGTFRHIVRIEGIRGLYRGILPEYFKVVPSVGIVFMTYETLKMILSRRSTAE; from the exons ATGCATACGGACGCGCGGGTGGGGGTTGTGGTGGAGGacagcagacagagagctctctCGTCTGGCCACGGAGGTGGTGGTGTTGGTGATGGGAAGCAAATGTACTCCACGCAGCAGAAGAGCCAAACACCGAAGCAGCGCTTGCAGCACCAGCCGCAGATCGGAACGGCGGAGCACCTTATAGCTGGTGGCGTCGCTGGTGCTGTCAGCAAGACGTGTACGGCTCCTCTTGCTCGCCTTACTATTCTTTTCCAG GTCCAAGGAATGCACGCTGATGTAGCCACTCTGAAGAATGCAAGCATATGGAGGGAGGCTTCTCGAATTGTTTCTGAAGAAGGTCTTCGAGCATTTTGGAAAGGGAATTTGGTGACAATTGCTCACCGTTTACCATattcttctctaaatttttatacTTATGAGCGATACAAGGGT TTGTTGCAAATGATTCCTGGGTTAGATAAGCGTAGAGATAATGTTGCTGCAGATGTTTGTGTAAGATTGTTTGCTGGTGGTTTGGCTGGAATAACAGCTGCGTCAGCTACATATCCATTGGATCTTGTGAGGACACGTCTTGCAGCTCAG ACGCGTACTATGTATTACAGGGGCATGTCACATGCTTTGTATACAATCTGCAGAGATGAGGGCATGCGAGGCTTATACAAGGGAATTGGAGCAACATTATTG GGTGTTGGACCTAGCATAGCAATTAGCTTTTCAGTTTATGAAACTTTGAGATCCTGCTGGCAAGTTGAAAG GCCACATGATTCTCCTGTATTGGTTAGCTTGGCTTGTGGAAGTCTTTCTGGTATAGCGTCATCTACAG CAACATTTCCGCTGGATCTTGTGAGACGGAGAATGCAGTTGGAAGGGGCAGGTGGAAGGGCACATGTTTATACTTCTGGCTTGATTGGGACATTCAGGCATATAGTTCGGATCGAAGGAATTCGAGGTTTATATCGAGGTATCCTGCCTGAGTACTTCAAAGTTGTACCCAGTGTAGGAATTGTTTTCATGACCTATGAAACTTTGAAAATGATCTTGTCAAGGAGATCAACAGCTGAATAA
- the LOC122036004 gene encoding mitochondrial adenine nucleotide transporter ADNT1-like isoform X2, which translates to MHTDARVGVVVEDSRQRALSSGHGGGGVGDGKQMYSTQQKSQTPKQRLQHQPQIGTAEHLIAGGVAGAVSKTCTAPLARLTILFQVQGMHADVATLKNASIWREASRIVSEEGLRAFWKGNLVTIAHRLPYSSLNFYTYERYKGLLQMIPGLDKRRDNVAADVCVRLFAGGLAGITAASATYPLDLVRTRLAAQTRTMYYRGMSHALYTICRDEGMRGLYKGIGATLLGVGPSIAISFSVYETLRSCWQVERPHDSPVLVSLACGSLSGIASSTVSSIVYALHSVHF; encoded by the exons ATGCATACGGACGCGCGGGTGGGGGTTGTGGTGGAGGacagcagacagagagctctctCGTCTGGCCACGGAGGTGGTGGTGTTGGTGATGGGAAGCAAATGTACTCCACGCAGCAGAAGAGCCAAACACCGAAGCAGCGCTTGCAGCACCAGCCGCAGATCGGAACGGCGGAGCACCTTATAGCTGGTGGCGTCGCTGGTGCTGTCAGCAAGACGTGTACGGCTCCTCTTGCTCGCCTTACTATTCTTTTCCAG GTCCAAGGAATGCACGCTGATGTAGCCACTCTGAAGAATGCAAGCATATGGAGGGAGGCTTCTCGAATTGTTTCTGAAGAAGGTCTTCGAGCATTTTGGAAAGGGAATTTGGTGACAATTGCTCACCGTTTACCATattcttctctaaatttttatacTTATGAGCGATACAAGGGT TTGTTGCAAATGATTCCTGGGTTAGATAAGCGTAGAGATAATGTTGCTGCAGATGTTTGTGTAAGATTGTTTGCTGGTGGTTTGGCTGGAATAACAGCTGCGTCAGCTACATATCCATTGGATCTTGTGAGGACACGTCTTGCAGCTCAG ACGCGTACTATGTATTACAGGGGCATGTCACATGCTTTGTATACAATCTGCAGAGATGAGGGCATGCGAGGCTTATACAAGGGAATTGGAGCAACATTATTG GGTGTTGGACCTAGCATAGCAATTAGCTTTTCAGTTTATGAAACTTTGAGATCCTGCTGGCAAGTTGAAAG GCCACATGATTCTCCTGTATTGGTTAGCTTGGCTTGTGGAAGTCTTTCTGGTATAGCGTCATCTACAG TTTCAAGCATTGTTTATGCATTGCACTCGGTACATTTTTAG
- the LOC122036005 gene encoding uncharacterized protein LOC122036005, which translates to MEGGGKKPSSWSVADELFPAGKDVESSSSPGYFSTVFPPASAVVGKDSSQSDLYWTLSKPKMDGQAGNAQGVAPGGKSQSNPAKKQMMRNKDGEPVAPNPYEESAYFSSSVHYGGRDFYDSSASTQVSGSPKTYKDGNGENPNDSDAANRGEWWQGSLYY; encoded by the exons ATGGAAGGTGGAGGAAAGAAGCCGTCTTCATGGTCGGTCGCCGACGAGCTCTTCCCCGCGGGTAAGGATGTTGAGTCCTCCTCGTCGCCTGGCTACTTTAGCACCGTCTTCCCCCCTGCGTCCGCG GTGGTGGGTAAAGATTCTTCACAGAGCGACTTGTACTGGACGTTGAGCAAGCCAAAGATGGATGGACAGGCTGGGAACGCTCAGGGCGTAGCACCAG GTGGTAAATCTCAGAGCAATCCAGCTAAGAAACAAATGATGCGGAACAAAGATGGAGAACCTGTAGCTCCAAATCCATACGAAGAATCTGCCTATTTTAGCTCTTCTGTGCACTATGGTGGTCGTGATTTCTATGACAGTTCAGCATCCACTCAAGTTTCTGGATCACCAAAAACT TATAAAGATGGCAATGGGGAGAATCCAAATGACTCTGATGCTGCCAATCGTGGTGAATGGTGGCAAG GTTCTCTGTACTATTAA
- the LOC122035997 gene encoding CAX-interacting protein 4-like codes for MPATAGRVRMPANNRVHSSAALQTHGIWQSAIGYDPYAPTNKDADKGSALPGEDGAAASSENAYASFQGLLALARVTGSGSNEARGACKKCGRVGHLTFQCRNFLSAKDPDKDKNDAALQAAATAVFEQIKKSNGLKPESSEEDDEDEEEETDSSDSDVDPEIEKIIAARFGKKSKKSTDRQRANDSKGEKVSHRHRGRSGKRSRRKRSDDSDESDSDEEDEKTQKRRKRRGSDDDVEEDRHGHRHRHSERSRRDKKRSKSHRKRDESDDSEDESDRRHRHHHKRGHHDSDDGDSDKAKFRKKSRRHHD; via the coding sequence ATGCCGGCGACGGCGGGCCGCGTTCGCATGCCGGCGAACAACCGGGTGCATAGTAGCGCAGCCCTGCAGACTCACGGCATCTGGCAGAGTGCGATCGGCTACGATCCCTACGCACCCACCAACAAGGACGCCGACAAGGGATCCGCCCTCCCCGGAGAGGATGGCGCCGCGGCATCCTCGGAAAACGCCTACGCTAGTTTCCAAGGTCTCCTCGCCCTCGCACGCGTCACCGGTTCCGGCTCCAACGAGGCCCGTGGCGCCTGCAAGAAGTGCGGCCGCGTCGGCCATCTTACCTTCCAGTGTCGCAACTTCCTCAGCGCCAAGGATCCCGACAAGGACAAGAACGACGCCGCCCTCCAGGCTGCTGCTACCGCTGTCTTCGAGCAGATCAAGAAGTCAAACGGACTCAAGCCGGAAAGCAGCGAGGAGGACGATGAAGACGAAGAAGAGGAGACTGACAGCTCGGACTctgatgtggatccagagattgAGAAGATCATTGCCGCAAGATTCGGCAAAAAGTCAAAGAAGAGCACCGACCGCCAGAGAGCGAATGATTCTAAAGGGGAGAAGGTGAGCCATCGGCACAGAGGGAGGTCCGGGAAGCGGAGCAGGAGGAAGAGGTCTGATGATAGTGATGAATCTGATAGTGACGAAGAGGACGAGAAGACACAGAAGAGGAGGAAACGTAGGGGCTCGGACGATGATGTGGAAGAGGACAGGCATGGGCACAGGCACAGGCACAGCGAGAGGAGTAGGAGGGATAAAAAGAGGAGCAAGAGCCACCGGAAGAGGGATGAATCTGATGACTCTGAAGATGAATCTGATAGACGACACCGACACCATCACAAACGGGGGCATCATGATTCTGATGATGGCGATAGTGACAAAGCCAAATTCCGGAAGAAGTCTCGTAGGCACCATGATTGA
- the LOC122036003 gene encoding noroxomaritidine/norcraugsodine reductase-like: MAASHNGILSNRWSLAGSTALVTGGTKGIGFSIVEELAGLGAAVHTCSRNEAELNKCLQDWEKKGFKITGTVCDVSSPADRERLLQDVKAVFDGKLNILVNNAGTGYPKPATLCTADDFKFIMTTNVEAAFHVCQLAHPLLKASGRGSIVFNSSISGIVALEYLSIYGITKGALNQLARSFACEWAKDNIRVNSVAPGAVETPLMKPAFDNKEFVEREAAHVPLGRLGVPEDVAPVVAFLCLPAASYVTGQVIVIDGGRVVNGYY, translated from the exons ATGGCGGCTTCCCACAACGGCATTTTATCAAACAGATGGTCTCTCGCCGGATCCACGGCTCTCGTCACCGGCGGCACCAAAGGAATCGG ATTCTCCATCGTCGAAGAGCTGGCCGGACTGGGAGCCGCAGTCCACACCTGCTCCAGAAACGAAGCCGAGCTCAACAAGTGCCTGCAGGACTgggagaagaagggcttcaagATCACCGGCACCGTCTGCGACGTGTCCTCGCCGGCTGACCGGGAGCGCCTGCTACAGGATGTCAAGGCCGTCTTCGACGGAAAGCTAAACATCCTC GTGAACAATGCGGGAACAGGGTACCCGAAGCCGGCGACGCTGTGCACGGCGGACGACTTCAAATTCATCATGACGACCAACGTCGAAGCGGCTTTCCACGTCTGCCAGTTGGCTCACCCTCTGCTCAAGGCTTCCGGGAGAGGCAGCATCGTCTTCAACTCCTCCATCTCCGGCATCGTCGCTCTCGAGTACCTCTCCATCTACGGCATCACCAAAG GTGCGCTGAATCAGCTTGCGAGGAGCTTTGCTTGCGAGTGGGCCAAGGACAACATTCGCGTGAACAGCGTCGCCCCCGGCGCCGTGGAGACACCGCTGATGAAGCCG GCGTTCGACAACAAGGAGTTCGTGGAGAGGGAGGCAGCGCACGTGCCGCTGGGGAGGCTGGGAGTGCCGGAGGACGTGGCTCCGGTGGTGGCGTTCCTTTGCTTGCCGGCGGCGTCCTACGTCACCGGACAAGTCATTGTGATCGACGGAGGACGCGTTGTGAATGGCTACTACTGA
- the LOC122035996 gene encoding coronatine-insensitive protein homolog 1a-like — MEPKNCQMRLEVPDAALELVLGYMDDPLDREAVSLVCQRWYNIDARSRKQVTIAICYSTSPDRLRRRFPNLESLKLKGKPRAAMFNLIPEEWGGYAGPWVRGLAESLSCLKSVHFRRMIIEDENIDVLVRARGDKLKSIKIDKCSGFSTNGLMTIARSCKNMTTLFLEESSIVDNNSNDNRWIRVLALNNCVLEALNFYMTELKVTPQDLELLARNCKSLSSLKISECDISFLIHFFQEATLLEEFGGGSFNDQVGEINMYQTVRFPPKLCCVGLMYMGTNEMHLLFPFATSLKKLDLQYTFLQTEDHCQLIQRCPNLEVLEVRDVIGDRGLEVVAQTCKKLKRLRIERGDDEQGLEDEQGRVTQVGLSMLAQGCPELEYLAVYVSDITNAALEALGTFSKNLCDFRLVLLDREKKITDLPLDNGVRSLLRGCTKLKRFALYLRPGGLSDLGLAYIGEYSGNVRWILMGNVGDSDIGLLRFSRGCPRLQKLELRSCCFSERALAIAAQQLPSLRYLWVQGYGASQNGASFLSMAHRFWNIELIPPSQDTASDEVEDRRGEAQILAYYSLVGRRNDCPESVIPLLA; from the exons ATGGAGCCGAAGAACTGCCAGATGAGGCTTGAGGTTCCGGACGCCGCGTTGGAGTTAGTGCTGGGTTACATGGACGACCCGCTCGATAGGGAGGCGGTCTCGTTGGTATGCCAGCGGTGGTACAACATCGACGCCCGGTCGCGGAAGCAGGTGACGATTGCCATCTGTTACTCCACAAGCCCCGATCGGCTCCGCCGTAGGTTCCCCAACCTGGAGTCGCTAAAGCTCAAAGGCAAGCCCCGCGCTGCCATGTTCAACCTCATCCCAGAAGAGTGGGGTGGCTATGCTGGTCCGTGGGTTCGTGGCCTCGCCGAGTCCCTTAGTTGCCTCAAGTCCGTCCACTTTCGCCGTATGATCATTGAGGACGAGAACATTGATGTGCTGGTTAGGGCTAGAGGGGACAAGCTCAAGTCGATTAAGATTGACAAGTGCTCAGGATTCTCAACAAACGGCCTCATGACCATTGCCCGTTCTTGCAA AAACATGACAACATTATTCTTGGAAGAAAGCTCAATTGTTGACAATAATAGTAATGACAATAGATGGATTCGAGTTCTTGCTCTTAACAACTGTGTGTTGGAGGCGTTGAACTTTTACATGACAGAACTCAAAGTTACACCGCAAGACCTTGAGCTACTTGCCAGGAATTGCAAATCATTATCTTCTTTGAAAATCAGTGAATGTGATATCTCTTTTCTAATCCATTTTTTCCAAGAAGCAACGTTACTAGAAGAATTTGGTGGGGGATCATTTAATGATCAGGTTGGAGAGATCAACATGTATCAAACAGTTAGATTTCCTCCAAAGCTGTGTTGCGTTGGCCTTATGTATATGGGTACAAATGAAATGCACTTATTATTTCCATTTGCTACTTCGCTCAAGAAGCTGGACTTGCAGTATACATTTCTCCAGACTGAGGATCACTGTCAGCTGATCCAACGCTGTCCAAATTTAGAGGTTCTAGAG GTTAGGGATGTGATTGGAGATAGAGGGTTAGAAGTCGTGGCCCAGACATGTAAGAAACTGAAAAGACTCAGAATTGAGCGAGGTGATGATGAACAAGGCCTGGAGGACGAGCAGGGTCGAGTCACACAAGTTGGTCTATCCATGCTAGCTCAAGGATGTCCTGAGCTAGAGTACTTGGCAGTATATGTCTCTGATATAACAAATGCAGCCCTTGAAGCTCTCGGCACTTTCAGCAAAAACCTCTGTGATTTCCGGCTTGTTCTGCTTgacagagaaaagaaaataacagATCTACCGCTTGATAATGGTGTCCGGTCTCTGCTCAGAGGTTGCACAAAGCTCAAGAGGTTTGCTCTCTACCTTAGACCCGGTGGACTGTCGGATTTAGGTCTTGCTTATATTGGAGAGTACAGCGGCAATGTCCGCTGGATACTGATGGGCAATGTTGGTGATTCTGACATCGGATTGCTGAGGTTTTCGAGAGGATGCCCGCGCTTGCAAAAGCTTGAgctaaggagctgttgtttcagCGAGCGTGCTTTGGCTATTGCAGCTCAGCAACTGCCTTCTTTGAGGTACTTGTGGGTGCAAGGGTACGGGGCATCTCAGAATGGCGCTAGTTTTTTGTCAATGGCACATCGGTTCTGGAATATAGAATTAATTCCTCCAAGCCAGGATACTGCTTCCGATGAAGTGGAAGATAGGCGTGGAGAAGCGCAGATACTTGCCTACTACTCCCTAGTCGGTCGGAGAAATGATTGCCCAGAATCTGTGATCCCACTCCTGGCATGA